GTAAGATGGAGGCCCTGACCAGCAAGTCAGCTGCTGACCCCGAGGGCTACCTGGCCCATCCTGTGAACGCCTATAAGCTGGTGAAGCGATTGAACACAGACTGGCCTGCCCTGGGGGACCTTGTCCTCCAGGACGCGGCTGCAGGTGAGGGAGAGTGAGCAGAGATCGGCTGCGTCCGTGTGCCTGTCCGTGTGCCTGTCctgcctgtctgcttctgcctggaGCTGtccttgttggtttgttttaaaagtgCAGTAATGATCACTTCCTGTCCTTTTGTATTGCCTCCTGgtaatgacattttctaattacACTTCAgtaatacatctttttaaaacaaacttcagGAACGTAAAATATATCACGTAAAAAAAATCACGATGCCTAATCCAGTAACTCCCTGATAAACACCATTAAAATTGGGGAATGGAGAGATCACAccatggttaagagaactggttgctcttgcagaggatccaaatttggttcccaggacctctatggtggctcacgaccatctgtattTACAGTTCCAGGtaatctgaccccctcttctgatccctgcaggcaccaggcatgcatggtgcagacatacatgcaggcagaactctcattcatacacataaaataaacttttaaaaatcacttttgaaaactataatcttgggctggtgagatggcccagtgggtgaaGCCCTTACCATCCAAGTGTGAGGACTGAAGTTTAGATCCCCAGAAACTGTGGATAGCTCGGCAGATGCGTCTGgatcattccagcacttgggaggcagagataaaatTTCCcaggcaagctggctagctagacaaGTTGATCCATGAGCTCTGGGATCACTTGGGGACTCTTGCCTCAGTAGATAAATAGAGAGTGATTTACAAAGACACGTGACTTCTGTATACATTGACACGCATCCATGTGCACCCAcccacatgaaaacacacacacacacacacacacacatttacaaacaCCATACATTCAGACATACCATAAGAATCTGCTGGTGTGATTAATAACAAACGTTGTTAGTAAATGGTGCTATACATGGATTAAAGGATTAAAAACTCACATGCTTCAATTCATTCGAATTGAGTCAAGTGGGCTGAGGCAAGCTGGGGAACGGAGGCTTCGTCTGAATCTTTCCTGCCTGTGCCTTTTACAAACAAAGCATGTCTGTGCGGATTCGACATAAACGTGCGTTCAGTCCCAGCTCCTGTAGACACAGCTAAGTGTGCCTGTGCCGGAACCGTAATGGCTGAATAGCCATTTCACAGGGATACTGCACCGGTCCAGATTTTCAGCCCTCTTTTACATGCATTTTGGGTCTGCCTCTGATTATTTTTCTAAGTTAAATACCTAGAAACGGGTCTTTACAGGGCAGAGCATAAATGTGTTAAAAGGTTTTTCTGGGGTAGGACCTTCTGTGAGTGAACGTGCCCCAGTTACGAAGAGGAGAGGATCGTGGTAATGGAAGGGTGGGCTGGAAGTGGGCCACAGGATTCCCAGCCTCAGGCTGGGCTGGGCCTCTTCACGTTGCTGAGTGCTGATTAACTTCAGACTAGCTGTCTCTCTGGCTGAGACTGGTTACAGCCACGTGACCAGCCGGGGTTGGGTTTGGCTGGGGGCTGGTAGTCTCTGGGGAGGGTTTGGTGAGCTCAGAGCTGCTGAAGCTACGCCTGTGAGCTCACCGCCTCCAGAAGCCACTGCCTTTCCCAGACCCCGCCCCTttcgcccccgccccgcccccttcctGGGCTGGGTCTGCTGCTCAGAACAGCTCAGAACAGGCTGTTCTACCTGCTTTCTGGAGAGGTAGGCAGGGAAGCCTGCACAGTTGTAGACGGTAGATCTCTGTACTCCCGATGTCTGATCTTGTCCCCACGGCCCCGCCCCATCAACATCAGGAAACGCTACGATTACCTGGAAGGTGATGGGATAGGCCCCGAGAGCAATCATTTAATTTCATCGCTGATGTTGGATGCTTGCCCCTGAGATAAGGGGGAACCCTGAGAGTACAGCATAGCTATTTCTAGgcgtttttctttttcctgtataCTAAAGTCTTCCGAGTTCCTGACCATATAGCTGTGAAGAAGATGATGTAGCAGCTTTTCGATACCCTGGCTTGCTGTGATGAGAGGAGGTAGCAGTGGGCGCTGCTGCTCTTGGATAGGAGCCAGGGACAGAATGTGTTGTAGCTCCCCTCCCAGTTCCCAGTTCTTAGGCAAATTCCAAGGCCTGAATCATTAGTATAGCAAGGCCTGCCTTCAGCTTGGAGCCCAGAAATAACAGGAGTTGTGTCTCTGGCTTGGGACCAGGGCTTATGGCCCTGGAAAAGCCACCTGGGGCCCGCTTCAGTGTTCAAATCTGCTTAGGCTCTGGGCTGTGGTCTTGAGTACAAAACGGGGAACTCAGACCCTGACTATTAAACTCTTATGTGCTAAGCTGTGTGCAGGGCCGTTTGATTCCAAATGAATAGCACAGGGAGGGCTAAGAAAGTTCTGTGGAGGAGCCCCCATGGAGGACTTCCTGAAGAAGGGGAgttctttgttattgtttgtactcttctttttttttcggagctggggaccgaacccagggccttgtgcttgctaggcaagtgctctaccactgagctaaatccccaaccccttgtttgtaCTCTTATCTTGGTGCCGAATGTGTGCCAGACAGATGTTCCACCACTGAACCTCCAGTCTGCTGACGGCCTTTGAGGGACGGGACAGGGAAATCCCATTAGGCCGAGACCTAGTGACTGTCCGCTGGGTCAAGAGTGACCTCTGTCCTCACTGTCATttggaaggttttgtggctaaCCTCTCAGTTCAGCGGCAGTTCTTCCCCACTGACGAGGACGAGTCTGGAGCTGCCAAAGCCCTGATGCGACTTCAGGACACGTACAAACTGGATCCGGACACGATTTCTAGAGGGGAGCTTCCAGGTAATGCAGCTTCCTTTGCTCATGTCTTCTCAGTGACTGGGTAGGTCAGACCCACTTAGGTGCAACTTGGTGTCGGTGCCGATCTTTTGGATTTCCCTTCGGTGCCGGTCTCCCATGCTTCAACCCCTACCCCAATGTCTTGATTCAGATATTAGCCAAGGCCTCTCCTCTGGTGTAGTAGAGAACTGTAGCTCAGGAAGCTCCCTGAACATCGCACTCCCGGAGGGTGGTTTACCTGCTTCCATCCCCGAGCCTCGCGTTGCTTTCTGTCATGGCTGATCTGTAGACTTGCTGCTTATGTCCTACTGACATTCAGTCTGCTCCCTTTCATTCAATCCTTACTTCTCTGGGCTCTCTCATATACAGTCCCCCTTGGCCGCTCATTTCTTGTttatccccctttccctgttCTCTGTCATCTGACTTTTTATGAAGTCTCTGTGTTTGCCCATCTCTTGGATTTCTGCCCTAGATCCAATGTTCTTTTGAGcccattctcctctccttttttttttctttttcttttttctttttttcggagctggggactgaacccagggccttgcgcttgctaggcaagcgctctaccactgagctaaatccccaaccccccattctcctctcctgATGAGGGtgctgggtagtggtttattttCCCTGGTTCCCACATAACTCCTGAGCCCACAGTGCCTTTATCCCTTCTGTCTGTGATCCTGTTCTTCAAACTCACCAGGAACACTGGGCCAGTGAGGCCAGCTGGTGGATTACACGTATAACTTTAACTTCACGGTAGCATCTTGCGCCgttcacttctttctctctgatgttCTAGATTCTGGGTGCTGAtctcagatttttctcttttgactcATCTGATAATTCATCCCttgacttttgtttgttctttaaattggctttttaaaattttcttgctTAATGCCCACTGCTAGTGGTTATAAGATTTGCTGGCCTTAGCGGGTTATTTGAGACCAATACTCCCAAGGATCCAGCTGGACCTCATTATTGATTTAAACACTACCTTACTCCTTGGGAGCCTAGGGGAGATATAGCAGAGAACCCATGGGTTGTAGGAACTGCCTTCCTTCTTCGATGTCCTGTTACTGGTTAGTCAAGGCCCAGGCTCTTGGTGTGGAGGACTCTTCTGAGCTGATAGGGAGGACTACTCTCTTTGTCCCTGCTTCAGTCAGGTGTCGGGCCAAGCCCAACTATGAGGCCAGAAAGAGGAGGTAATTCTGGGAGGCTTTTTGACTTGTAGCTCTGAGGCGTGGTTGGCGGTAGAAGGGAGCTGTATCCTGACAGCATCCTTCCACAGTGAACAGGCCCCTGGGTGTCCTGAATGGGGTCACAGGGCACAGGGAGTTACTGTCCAGAACTTCACCCGCTGTTCACTCTGAGTCCTTCCCCACTGAGGCTCCTGGTTGCCATCCCTTGATGTGTTGCCATACACGGATGCATGCAGATCTGTGTTCCTTGTCAAGGCCTGCCTCCTGGGCTCCCGGCCAGGATAGGCCAATGCCTGTAGACATCTCAACTTGGACATTCCATAGTTTGCACAAACTTCATCTGTTCCAAATCAAAATTCCCATCTGGTTTTGAACTGTTTACCCTTAGTCTTTATCTATTAGCTTAGGTGCAAAAAAATCACCTCTGCCCATTGGAAGCCTAAGCCATAACCGTAGTCTGTGGATTCTGTCTCTTTAATGCCCTCTGACCCTTTTCATATCTCCAGCTTACGTGGGATAATTTTCTGTGTTATCCACTTGAGTTCAATGTTCAACTTTCACAGTGACCCCAGAGCCTCCCTCTAGGTGGTCTTTGAGGTCCCACTGCCTCCTTGGCTTCCTTGCCTGCTGTTCTCAGCATCCTCATCCCTCTGCTCCAGTACTCTTACTCGTTCTGAGCTCCTCCCTGTCAGATAGCCCTTCAGCACGCAGCTTAGCTGTGGAGGACTCCACAGGGAGTTCAGGGAGCAGACACTTGAGTTTGCTTGTAGGGAGGATGCTGAGTTCTGGAAGTCATTCTTCACATTCCTGGCATTCACAAGACATGTTGCTTATGGCTGCTGGTCTTTAACATCCTGAGGCAATGTCGTCATAGGTCATCCCATCGAACTTTTGGCTCCAGTCCTTTAAAACTGATGCTGGCGTCTCTACGTAGATAGATATCTGATTAGATAGGGGACTGAGTCTGAGGCAGGGTAAACTGTCCAGAGTCACACAAATGGTAGGTATTCAGTCAGGTCTGCACATCCAGGCCCCATCTGGGTCCAGACCACAACTTGTTTATGTATGTTACACATCCTGCCTATAATAGGTTCCTGGGCCCAAAGAGGGGAGATTCAGGGAGACttgtggagagaggaaaggggcccCGTAAGTCCCCTCATCCATGGCCTGCTGATGTCTCCAGCTTGTGTTTGCTCTCTTGACATCCCTATCCCATGTTCCCTGAGAAACCTACCCCAGATCCTGAGCCACCAGGATGAACAGAGTCTGGTCACTGCAGTAGGGTTTCCTTCTGGGAAGATGCCCATTATGGACTTTAGGCAAAGAGAGTGATGTGCCAGCAGGTCGAGCTTGCCAGCCACGACCAATAGCACTTAATAGGGAGATTCCTGTGGTCTGCAGGGAGGTCCTAACCCTCCTTGTTCTGTGGGatctgccctctggttattctccGAGGAACACACAGTCTTTGCCATCCCAAGCCTCTCGTAAGCTCTGCATCTTCCCTAGAGCTAATACTGTTTCTCAGATCGGAACTGTCTTTGTGGTCACTTTCCCCAGCAGATGTCCCATTAGGCATGAGGCTCACTGAGCTGCTGCTCCAACATCCCTACCAGACTGCAGCCTTTGTTCTTTGTCCCCATTGGTGTCTGTCACCTGTTCCTCTTAGTCACTGTTCATGCCACTCCATCTGTGTTCCCTGAGGTCCAGCCTTGAACCTTCTCTGTTCGTTCCTCCTTCAGACTCTGCCTGCGTGTCACGGCCCTCACGCGGAGCTTTCATGCGGCCTGAATTCAGCCACGCTTTCTGCTTTCAGAGTTACACGGCGGCCAGCTGCCCTCCAGCCTACGCCGCTGACCTCAGGGCGGCGTCTGGGTGGGATTTCTGAACCCCCTCTCACAAAGCCCCTTCCCACTTGAGAGAAGGAGTCTGAGCCTTAGCCTATGAACTCTAACTTGAGCTAAGCCAACCTGTTTATGTGCGTATGGTGACGTTTCATGGTGCATGGCGTGAAGTCCAGGTGGTATTCTGGCTTGGATCATGTGCCCCTTTCAATGGTCCAGGCTATTTCTAAAGTGAGCATCTCCCTTCTTAAGCCAGCATCCTTCCAGAATCTGATGGTTGTTTTTCCTGCTTCAGGAACAAAGTACCAGGCCATGCTGAGTGTGGATGACTGCTTTGGGATGGGCCGCTCAGCTTACAACGAAGGAGACTATTACCACACCGTGTTGTGGATGGAGCAGGTGCTGAAACAGCTGGATGCTGGGGAGGAGGCCACCGTTACCAAATCCCTGGTGCTGGACTACCTGAGCTATGCCGTCTTCCAGCTGGGTGACCTGCACCGTGCGGTGGAACTCACCCGTCGCCTGCTCTCTCTTGGTAAGGGGGTTAGGGAGTTGGGGTAGCAAGGGAACTTGACTCTCCCACCTGATCGTCTCTAGGAACTAAATCAGTTCGTTTGTTACCTGGAGGGTGACGTGTGTCTTCCATGATTTCAATCACTGAGTAGCTTCTTGTACAGACTCCTCATATTAGGATGCCCCTAGCATCcttgtgtgcatatgcgtgttgCTCATGTGTGTGGTACGTTCATAGGCATGCGTGTGCgagtgggtgtgcacatgtgtgcgcagcatggcacttttaaaaataaggaccTAGTGTTGTGGTGCTTGTACCACTATGCAGGGTGGACCCCTCACCGTGTTAACTATAGCTTGAGAAGCAAACTGTCCTACTTCGGGATTGCCGCAGTGACAGCAGTTCCAGCTGAGGTCTAAAGTAGGACTTACCATGCCATTTGTCCTCTGTATGTCTTGTGATGTGGGACAGAACAAGACCCAGAGCTCCGAGTCTCTGAAGCGCCCTGAGTTGCGCCTCTTACTAATACATGGAAATGTGGTTGCCTGGAGTTTCACAGAGCAGCGAGGACTTGGCTTTTGGCTTTGCCACTGCTTTCCGGGGGCTCAAGACCAACAAGGGTAGAGGGTTTTATAGATCCCAGCAGGTGAGTTAGTAAGAGGCTTGGACAGGGCTCAGGACATCCTGGTTCTCTTCCTGTGTGGAGAAGTCACTGAACATCTCTGGGACTCACTCAGTCTTGCTGTCCTGGAGAGTGACATAGAAATCCTGCTGTGGTGGTTGCTTCGGATACTGTGATGCCCACCAGAGCTGggattcttctatttttaaataaagagtcatggtatttaattaattaattgtgtgcGTGTGGCGGCGGGGAGGGGGTGTCAGTGTACAAGTGCCACAGTGTACctgtggtcagagaacaactctctCATCTCTTGTCAACTTGGTCCTTTCTTTTCACActgcatgggtcctgggaactgaactcaggttgtcaggcttggcagcaagcacttttacctgctgagccctctggcCTGCCTTGCAGCCCTTCTCTTTCACCAGTATCTCAGCTTGCTAGACCTGGCTACACTCTGGGGAATGGGTTTAAATAGCTACAGCTAATGACAGGGAGGAGGCAGAACTCAGAACACGAGGGGCCTCCAGGAGGCCTGAgaaggcttcccctccccccagttaCTAGCTAAATGTGCTTCCCCTGTCGCTGGAATGACGAGCCCTGGTTAGGTGCTGCAGCCAGCAGAGCATAGCATACCAATGGGAAAGAAATGGCTCACAGGGCAGTCTCCGTGGATGACCTCACAGAAGTCTGTGGTTACCTTTCCCTTTTTCCAGACCCGAGCCATGAACGAGCCGGAGGGAACCTGCGGTACTTTGAGCGGCtgttagaggaagaaagaggaaaatcgTTGTCGAATCAGACGGACGCTGGACTAGCAACACAGGAAAACTTGTACGAGAGGCCTGTAGACTACCTGCCCGAGAGGGACGTGTACGAGAGCCTGTGTCGAGGGGAGGGCATCAAAATGGTGAGACCTGGGACGGGGCTGGTAGTCAGGCTGGGGTTCTGTGCGCTGGCTCTGGGCAGGCAACGTGGCAGGTTCCACTGCCTGTTTGCATTTTTCTCAACATCAGCTGAGGCTGGAAGGTGGGCATTTGCTGATGCACAGGGCAGGGGTTGCCTCCTTGGGTGTTAAAGGGAGAATTACCGCCCTCCCAGGGCAGTATTTATGCCCCACTCACCCCAGTGTGCCTACTATCATCTGACTCATTGGTTTGAAGAAAATGATGGGTGTGGATGTATCTCAGGTCCCCAGGGTAGCCGTGGTGTAAATGACATATAAGACTCAGTGATGAACAAAGGCAATACTTGCTGGGGTTTGGTATCTGTGTCCCTGGCTTTTGAGAGCCATGGGTCCCACTAATCCTTCCATCTCCATATGAAGGAGGCTCTCACCTTTCCTGTGCCCCTGACCGGCTCTCAATAGTTTCTGTGTGGAAAGGCGTCTCCTCATCCATAGTGCTTCAGACCTATTCTAATCCCCATGAAAAGGGTCATGGAGTGCCCTCTGCCACAGGGAAAGAGGTGATCTTCTGAGAGAAGGGGAGCTGCATGGTTTGGGTGACGTCACTTcctgctttggtttttttctgtGGAGAAGCTGACGCCAGTCTTGGTCATAGAGAGTGAGACCAGTGTATGCAGACAGCGGGCTGTGACTGAGGGTAAGGACTCACTCTGCTTGGACCCTGTGCTCTGTGCTCCCCAGACACCCCGGAGGCAGAAGAGGCTTTTCTGTAGATACCATCATGGAAACAGAGTGCCACAGCTCCTCATTGCCCCCTTCAAAGAGGAAGACGAGTGGGATAGCCCACACATCGTCAGGTACTATGATGTGATGTCGGACGAAGAGATCGAGAGGATCAAGGAGATTGCTAAGCCCAAAGTAGGTGTCTTTGAGGGTCCTGCTGGGgctgcatggggtgggggtgcagtccctcctgctgcctctgtgtCGAAGTTTGTCTATCCTCCACTCTCACCAACAGTTGCATGAGTCCATTGGCAAGCTGCAGA
The genomic region above belongs to Rattus rattus isolate New Zealand chromosome 9, Rrattus_CSIRO_v1, whole genome shotgun sequence and contains:
- the P4ha2 gene encoding prolyl 4-hydroxylase subunit alpha-2 isoform X1 codes for the protein MKLQVLVLLMSWFGVLSWVQAEFFTSIGHMTDLIYAEKDLVQSLKEYILAEEAKLSKIKSWASKMEALTSKSAADPEGYLAHPVNAYKLVKRLNTDWPALGDLVLQDAAAGFVANLSVQRQFFPTDEDESGAAKALMRLQDTYKLDPDTISRGELPGTKYQAMLSVDDCFGMGRSAYNEGDYYHTVLWMEQVLKQLDAGEEATVTKSLVLDYLSYAVFQLGDLHRAVELTRRLLSLDPSHERAGGNLRYFERLLEEERGKSLSNQTDAGLATQENLYERPVDYLPERDVYESLCRGEGIKMTPRRQKRLFCRYHHGNRVPQLLIAPFKEEDEWDSPHIVRYYDVMSDEEIERIKEIAKPKLARATVRDPKTGVLTVASYRVSKSSWLEEDDDPVVARVNRRMQHITGLTVKTAELLQVANYGMGGQYEPHFDFSRSDERDAFKRLGTGNRVATFLNYMSDVEAGGATGFPDLGAAIWPKKGTAVFWYNLLRSGEGDYRTRHAACPVLVGCKWVSNKWFHERGQEFLRPCGTTEVD
- the P4ha2 gene encoding prolyl 4-hydroxylase subunit alpha-2 isoform X2, producing MKLQVLVLLMSWFGVLSWVQAEFFTSIGHMTDLIYAEKDLVQSLKEYILAEEAKLSKIKSWASKMEALTSKSAADPEGYLAHPVNAYKLVKRLNTDWPALGDLVLQDAAAGFVANLSVQRQFFPTDEDESGAAKALMRLQDTYKLDPDTISRGELPGTKYQAMLSVDDCFGMGRSAYNEGDYYHTVLWMEQVLKQLDAGEEATVTKSLVLDYLSYAVFQLGDLHRAVELTRRLLSLDPSHERAGGNLRYFERLLEEERGKSLSNQTDAGLATQENLYERPVDYLPERDVYESLCRGEGIKMTPRRQKRLFCRYHHGNRVPQLLIAPFKEEDEWDSPHIVRYYDVMSDEEIERIKEIAKPKLARATVRDPKTGVLTVASYRVSKSSWLEEDDDPVVARVNRRMQHITGLTVKTAELLQVANYGMGGQYEPHFDFSRRPFDSGLKTEGNRLATFLNYMSDVEAGGATGFPDLGAAIWPKKGTAVFWYNLLRSGEGDYRTRHAACPVLVGCKWVSNKWFHERGQEFLRPCGTTEVD